One genomic segment of Pyruvatibacter mobilis includes these proteins:
- a CDS encoding leucyl aminopeptidase — protein sequence MPMNVTIATATLPKTGALILPAVEGTSLLPTAEAVDKAMSGGLKRAMKAADFKGKAGQVLDVVAPEGVGVSRLYMVGLGAARSVKQAGLETAAGTMVARLNAARVKQASIAADPIADADLSDADIAAHLAMGAQLAAYRFDGYFTKQKPDQKPTLTKVSVMTKAQARAKKAWEIQSAIAQGVYLARDLVNEPPNILYPESFAKKCKALTSHGLKVEVLGEKQMEKLGMGSLLGVGQGSVRESQLVVMRWEGGAQNAKPVAFVGKGVTFDTGGISLKPGAGMEDMKGDMGGAAAVTGTMLALAARKAKVNAVGVLGLVENMPDAGAQRPGDIVTSMSGQTIEIQNTDAEGRLVLADALWYTQDRFKPRIMIDLATLTGAILVALGEEHAGLFSDNDKLSEQLAEAGKASGETVWRLPMGDAYDKLIKSKFADMRNIGGRNAGSITAAQFLNRFTNGVPWAHLDIAGTAWQSGAKPTSPSWGTGWGVRLLNRLVADNFE from the coding sequence ATGCCGATGAATGTGACGATCGCCACCGCCACCCTGCCCAAGACCGGTGCCCTTATCCTGCCGGCCGTGGAGGGCACCTCGCTCCTGCCCACCGCCGAAGCCGTGGACAAGGCCATGTCCGGTGGCCTGAAGCGCGCCATGAAGGCCGCCGACTTCAAGGGCAAGGCCGGGCAGGTGCTGGATGTGGTGGCACCGGAGGGCGTCGGCGTCAGCCGTCTTTACATGGTCGGTCTCGGCGCGGCCCGCTCGGTCAAGCAGGCCGGTCTCGAGACCGCCGCCGGCACCATGGTCGCCCGCCTCAATGCGGCGCGCGTCAAGCAGGCCTCCATCGCCGCAGATCCCATCGCCGATGCTGACCTGTCCGACGCTGACATCGCCGCCCATCTCGCCATGGGCGCGCAGCTCGCTGCCTATCGCTTCGATGGCTACTTCACCAAGCAGAAGCCGGATCAGAAGCCGACCCTCACCAAGGTCTCGGTGATGACGAAGGCTCAGGCCCGCGCCAAAAAGGCCTGGGAGATCCAGTCCGCCATCGCCCAGGGTGTCTATCTCGCCCGCGACCTCGTCAACGAACCGCCGAACATTCTGTACCCGGAGAGCTTCGCCAAGAAGTGCAAGGCGCTCACCTCCCACGGCCTCAAGGTGGAAGTGCTTGGCGAAAAGCAGATGGAAAAGCTCGGCATGGGCTCTCTGCTAGGCGTGGGGCAGGGCTCCGTGCGCGAAAGCCAGCTCGTCGTCATGCGCTGGGAAGGCGGCGCGCAGAACGCCAAGCCCGTCGCCTTTGTCGGCAAGGGCGTGACGTTTGATACCGGCGGCATCTCGCTCAAGCCCGGCGCCGGCATGGAAGACATGAAGGGCGACATGGGCGGTGCCGCCGCTGTCACCGGCACCATGCTGGCGCTCGCGGCCCGCAAGGCCAAGGTCAACGCCGTGGGCGTCCTCGGCCTTGTCGAGAACATGCCCGATGCAGGCGCCCAGCGCCCCGGCGACATTGTCACCTCCATGTCCGGCCAGACCATCGAAATCCAGAACACCGATGCCGAAGGCCGCCTCGTGCTGGCCGATGCCCTCTGGTACACCCAGGACCGCTTCAAGCCGCGCATCATGATCGATTTGGCCACCCTCACCGGTGCCATCCTCGTGGCGTTGGGGGAGGAACATGCGGGCCTCTTCTCCGACAACGACAAGCTGTCCGAACAGCTCGCCGAAGCCGGCAAGGCCTCCGGCGAAACCGTCTGGCGTCTGCCGATGGGCGATGCCTATGACAAGCTGATCAAGTCGAAATTCGCCGACATGCGCAATATCGGCGGCCGCAATGCGGGCTCCATCACCGCCGCCCAGTTCCTCAACCGCTTCACCAATGGCGTGCCCTGGGCGCATCTGGATATCGCCGGCACCGCCTGGCAGTCCGGCGCCAAGCCCACGTCTCCGTCCTGGGGCACCGGCTGGGGCGTGCGCCTGCTCAACCGTCTGGTTGCGGACAATTTCGAGTAA